Proteins co-encoded in one Epinephelus moara isolate mb chromosome 11, YSFRI_EMoa_1.0, whole genome shotgun sequence genomic window:
- the otos gene encoding otospiralin, which yields MKLLVWLSVLLCLFACHLSEARVIPEGVPYDEPPAVPYWPYSTSDFWNYIEYFRSIGAYNHINEMARAFFAHQHLGDTLGYETNAGHEH from the exons ATGAAGCTGTTGGTCTGGCTCAGtgttctcctctgcctctttgcCTGTCATCTCAGTG AGGCCAGAGTCATCCCAGAAGGAG TTCCATATGACGAACCACCAGCTGTTCCTTACTGGCCCTACTCCACCTCCGACTTCTGGAACTACATTGAATACTTCAGATCCATCGGCGCCTACAACCACATCAATGAGATGGCCCGGGCCTTCTTCGCCCACCAGCACCTTGGAGACACCCTGGGATATGAGACCAATGCAGGACATGAACACTGA
- the apodb gene encoding apolipoprotein Db — protein MSAVYLLFLLLPLVSAQTYHWGPCPTPKVQPNFNLQQYLGRWYEIEKLPASFERGKCIEANYAVRRDGTIRVLNSQFYKDKVRVAEGTAVIPDMREPAKLGVSFSYFTPYSPYWILTTDYTSLSVVYSCVNILYIFHVDYAWILGRSRFLPYETVSYAKDLMVKEGIDLYRMKPTDQKGCKDN, from the exons ATGTCCGCAGTCTacctcctcttcctgctgctCCCTCTGGTGTCAGCACAGACCTATCACTGGGGTCCCTGTCCCACTCCCAAGGTGCAGCCCAACTTCAACCTCCAGCAG TATCTGGGCAGGTGGTATGAGATCGAGAAGCTGCCCGCTTCCTTTGAGAGAGGAAAGTGCATCGAGGCCAACTATGCTGTAAGGAGAGATGGAACCATCCGGGTGCTGAACTCTCAGTTCTA taaAGACAAGGTGAGGGTCGCAGAAGGGACAGCAGTGATTCCCGACATGAGAGAACCTGCCAAACTCGGAGTCAGCTTCTCATATT TTACTCCCTACAGCCCTTACTGGATTCTGACCACTGACTACACCAGCCTGTCCGTCGTGTACTCCTGTGTGAACATCCTCTACATTTTCCACGTCGACTACGCCTGGATCCTCGGGCGGTCACGCTTCCTGCCTTACGAGACCGTGAGTTACGCCAAAGACCTGATGGTGAAGGAAGGGATCGACCTGTATAGGATGAAGCCCACAGATCAGAAGGGCTGCAAGGATAACTAG